The Papio anubis isolate 15944 chromosome 5, Panubis1.0, whole genome shotgun sequence genome has a segment encoding these proteins:
- the TCOF1 gene encoding treacle protein isoform X6: protein MAEARKRRELLPLIYHHLLRAGYVRAAREVKEQSGQKCFLAQPVTLLDIYTHWQQTSELGRKRKAEEDAALQAKKTRVSDPISTSESSEEEEEAEAETAKATPRLASTNSSVLGADLPSSLKEKAKAETEKAGKTGNSMPHPATGKTVTNLLSGKSPRKSAEPSANTTLVSETEEEGSVPAFGAAAKPGMVSAGQADSSSEDTSSSSDETDVEGKPSVKPAQVKASSVSTKESPARKAAPAPGKVGDVTPQVRGGALPPAKRAKKPEEESESSEEGSESEEEAPAGTPSQVKTSEKILQVRAASTAAKGTPGKGATPAPPGKAGAVAFQTKAGKPEEDSESSSEESSDSEEETPAAKALLQAKASGKTPQVRAASAPAKESPRKGAAPAPPGKTGPAVAKAQTGKQEEDSQSSSEESDSEKEAPVQTKPSGKTSQVRAASASAKESPRKRAAPPPPRKTGPAATQAQAGKQEEDSGSSSEESDSDREAPAAMNAAQVKPLGKNPQVKPASTMGTGPLGKGPGPVLPGKVGPTTPSAQVGKWEDSDSSSEESSDSDDGEVPTAVAPAQEKSLGKVLQAKPASGPAKGPPQKAGPVAIQVKAEKPMEDSESSEESSDSADSEETPAAMTAAQAKPALKIPQTKACPKKTNTASAKVTPVRVGTQAPRKAGTVTSPVGSSPAVAGGTQRPAEDSSSSEESDSEEEKTGPAVTMGQAKSVGKGLQVKAASVPVKGSLGQGTAPVLPGKTGPTVTQVKAEMQEDSESSEEESDSEEAAAPSAQVKTSVKKTQAKANPAAVRASPAKGTISAPRKVVTAAAQAKQRSPAKASGARSHRRCGGLEQRGGPLTEPSLEKAPAWAGHPPRVVPWWKVGPERNHFRLQSCYPPAIQAKPPVRNLQNSTVLVRGPASVPPVGKAVAAAAQVQTGPEEDSGSSEEESDSEEETETPAQVRGREWRTSPTWDLTLLPHPALVSSHVHPPGALPSSCFSLQAKPSGKTPQVRAALAPAKESPRKGAAPAPPGKTGPSATQAGKQDGSGSSSEESNSDGEAPAAATSAQVLSPQKDSNSKPARSKTLAPAPPEGNTEGSSESSEEELPLTQVIKPPLIFVDPNRSPAGPAATPVQAQAASTPRKSRASESTARSSSSESEDEDVIPATQCLTPGIRTNVVTVPTAHPRIAPKASMTGASSSKESSRISDGKKQEGPATQADSAVGTLPATSPQSTPVQAKGTNKLRKPKLPEGQQATKAPGSSDDSEDSSNSSSGSEEDAEGPQVAKSAHTLGPTPSRTETLVEETAAESSEDDVVAPSQSLLSGYVTPGLTPANSQASKATPKPYSSPSVSSTLAAKDDPDGKQEAKPQQAAGMLSPKTGGKEAASGTTPQKSRKPKKGAGNPQASTLALQSNITQCLLGQPWPLNEAQVQASVVKVLTELLEQERKKVVDATKESSRKGWESRKRKLSGDQPAARTPRSKKKKKLGAGEGGEASVSPEKTSTTSKGKAKRDKASDDVKEKKGKGSLGSQGAKDEPEKELQKGIGKVEGGDQSNPKSKKEKKKSDKRKKDKEKKEKKKKAKKSSTKDSESPSQKKKKKKKKTAEQTV from the exons ATGGCCGAGGCCAGGAAGCGGCGGGAGCTACTTCCCCTGATCTACCACCATCTGCTGCGGGCTGGCTATGTGCGTGCGGCGCGGGAAGTGAAGGAGCAGAGCGGCCAG AAGTGTTTCCTGGCTCAACCCGTAACCCTTCTGGACATCTATACACACTGGCAACA AACCTCAGAGCTTGGTCGGAAGCGGAAGGCAGAGGAAGATGCGGCACTGCAAGCTAAGAAGACCCGTGTGTCAGACCCCATCAGCACCTCAGAGAGCtcggaagaggaggaggaagcagaagctGAAACCGCCAAAGCCA CCCCAAGACTAGCATCTACCAACTCCTCAGTCCTGGGGGCGGACTTGCCATCAAGCCTGAAGGAAAAAGCCAAG gcagagacagagaaagccGGCAAGACTGGGAACTCCATGCCACACCCTGCCACTGGGAAGACAGTGACCAACCTTCTTTCTGGGAAGTCTCCCAGGAAGTCAGCAGAACCATCAGCAAATACTACGTTGGTCTCAGAAACTGAGGAGGAGGGGAGTGTCCCGGCCTTTGGAGCTGCTGCCAAACCTG GGATGGTGTCAGCAGGCCAGGCCGACAGCTCCAGCGAGGACACCTCCAGCTCCAGCGATGAGACAGATGTGGAG GGGAAACCCTCAGTAAAACCAGCCCAGGTCAAAGCCTCATCGGTTTCTACTAAGGAGTCTCCAGCAAGAAAGGCGGCCCCAGCCCCTGGGAAGGTGGGGGATGTGACACCTCAGGTCAGAGGAGGGGCCCTGCCCCCAGCCAAGAGGGCCAAGAAGCCAGAAGAGGAGTCAGAGAGTAGTGAGGAGGGGTCTGAAAGCGAGGAGGAGGCCCCTGCAGGGACACCAAGCCAG GTAAAGACCTCTGAAAAAATCCTCCAGGTCAGAGCTGCCTCGACCGCTGCCAAGGGGACCCCTGGGAAAGGGGCTACCCCAGCACCCCCTGGGAAGGCAGGGGCTGTAGCCTTCCAGACCAAGGCAGGGAAGCCAGAGGAGGACTCGGAGAGCAGCAGCGAGGAATCGTCTGACAGTGAGGAAGAGACGCCAGCTGCCAAGGCCCTGCTTCAG GCAAAGGCCTCAGGAAAAACCCCTCAGGTCAGAGCTGCCTCAGCCCCTGCCAAGGAGTCCCCCAGGAAAGGAGCTGCCCCAGCGCCCCCTGGGAAGACAGGGCCTGCAGTTGCCAAGGCCCAGACCGGGAAGCAGGAGGAGGACTCGCAGAGCAGCAGCGAGGAATCGGACAGTGAGAAGGAGGCACCTGTTCAG ACGAAGCCTTCAGGGAAGACCTCCCAGGTCAGAGCTGCCTCGGCCTCTGCCAAGGAGTCCCCTAGGAAAAGGGCTGCCCCACCACCTCCTAGGAAAACAGGGCCTGCAGCCACCCAGGCCCAGGcagggaagcaggaggaggacTCGGGGAGCAGCAGTGAGGAATCAGACAGTGACAGGGAGGCACCGGCAGCCATGAACGCAGCTCAG GTGAAACCCTTGGGGAAAAACCCCCAGGTGAAACCTGCCTCCACCATGGGCACGGGGCCCTTGGGGAAAGGCCCCGGCCCAGTGCTACCTGGGAAGGTGGGGCCTACAACACCCTCGGCCCAGGTGGGGAAGTGGGAGGACTCAGACAGCAGCAGTGAGGAGTCATCAGACAGCGATGATGGAGAGGTGCCCACAGCTGTGGCCCCGGCTCAG GAAAAATCCTTGGGGAAAGTCCTCCAGGCCAAACCCGCCTCTGGTCCTGCCAAGGGGCCGCCTCAGAAGGCAGGGCCTGTAGCCATCCAGGTCAAGGCTGAAAAGCCCATGGAAGACTCAGAGAGCAGCGAGGAGTCGTCGGACAGTGCGGACAGTGAGGAGACACCAGCGGCCATGACTGCAGCTCAG GCAAAACCAGCTCTGAAAATTCCTCAGACCAAAGCCTGCCCAAAGAAAACCAATACTGCATCTGCCAAGGTCACCCCTGTGCGAGTGGGCACCCAAGCCCCCCGGAAAGCAGGAACTGTGACTTCTCCGGTAGGCTCATCCCCAGCTGTGGCTGGGGGCACCCAGAGACCAGCAGAGGATTCTTCAAGCAGTGAGGAATCAGATAGTGAGGAAGAGAAGACAGGTCCTGCAGTAACCATGGGACAG GCAAAGTCTGTGGGGAAAGGCCTCCAGGTGAAAGCGGCCTCAGTGCCTGTCAAGGGATCCTTGGGGCAAGGGACCGCTCCAGTACTTCCTGGGAAGACGGGGCCTACGGTCACCCAGGTGAAAGCTGAGATGCAGGAAGACTCTGAGAGCAGTGAGGAGGAATCAGACAGTGAAGAGGCAGCTGCACCTTCAGCACAG GTGAAAACCTCAGTAAAAAAAACCCAGGCCAAAGCCAACCCAGCTGCCGTCAGAGCATCTCCAGCAAAAGGGACAATTTCAGCTCCTAGAAAAGTTGTCACTGCAGCTGCTCAAGCCAAACAGAGGTCTCCAGCCAAGGCAAGTGGAGCCAGAAGCCACAGGAGGTGTGGAGGGTTGGAGCAGAGAGGAGGACCActcactgagcccagcctggagaAGGCTCCTGCATGGGCAGGCCACCCACCCAGAGTTGTGCCATGGTGGAAAGTGGGACCTGAAAGGAATCACTTCCGCCTCCAATCCTGTTATCCCCCTGCAATTCAGGCGAAGCCACCAGTGAGAAACCTCCAGAACAGTACCGTCTTGGTGAGGGGCCCAGCATCTGTGCCACCTGTGGGGAAGGCCGTGGCTGCAGCAGCTCAAGTCCAGACAGGGCCAGAGGAGGACTCGGGGAGCAGTGAGGAGGAGTCAGACAGTGAGGAGGAGACGGAGACGCCGGCTCAGGTGAGGGGGAGGGAATGGAGAACATCTCCTACATGGGATTTAACACTTTTGCCGCATCCAGCTCTTGTCTCCTCACACGTCCACCCTCCAGGCGCTCTCCCCTCATCCTGTTTCTCACTCCAGGCGAAGCCTTCAGGGAAGACCCCCCAGGTCAGAGCTGCCTTGGCTCCTGCCAAGGAGTCCCCCAGGAAAGGGGCTGCTCCAGCACCTCCTGGGAAGACAGGGCCTTCGGCCACCCAGGCGGGGAAGCAGGATGGCTCAGGGAGCAGCAGCGAGGAGTCAAACAGTGATGGGGAGGCACCGgcagctgcaacctctgcccag GTCTTGTCCCCTCAGAAGGACAGTAACTCCAAACCTGCCAGAAGCAAGACCCTGGCCCCAGCACCTCCAGAGGGGAACACGGAGGGGTCCTCGGAGAGCAGTGAGGAAGAGCTGCCACTGACCCAG gtgATTAAACCCCCTCTGATTTTTGTCGACCCTAATCGTAGTCCAGCTGGCCCAGCTGCTACCCCCGTACAAGCCCAGGCTGCGAGCACCCCGAGGAAGTCCCGAGCCTCGGAGAGCACAGCCAGGAGCTCCTCCTCCGAGAGCGAGGATGAGGACGTGATCCCCGCTACACAGTGCTTGACTCCTG GCATCAGAACCAACGTGGTGACTGTGCCCACTGCCCACCCAAGAATAGCCCCCAAAGCCAGCATGACTGGGGCCAGCAGCAGCAAGGAGTCCAGTCGGATATCAGATGGCAAGAAACAGGAGGGGCCAGCCACTCAG GCTGACAGTGCTGTGGGAACGCTCCCTGCGACGAGTCCCCAGAGCACCCCCGTCCAGGCCAAAGGGACCAACAAGCTCAGAAAACCTAAGCTTCCTGAGGGCCAGCAGGCCACCAAAGCCCCTGGGAGCTCAGATGACAGTGAGGACAGCAGCAACAGCTCTTCAGGGAGCGAGGAAGATGCTGAAGGGCCCCAGGTGGCCAAGTCGGCCCACACGCTGG GTCCCACCCCCTCCAGGACGGAGACCCTGGTGGAGGAGACTGCAGCAGAGTCCAGCGAGGATGATGTGGTGGCGCCATCCCAG TCTCTCCTCTCAGGTTATGTGACCCCTGGACTAACCCCAGCCAATTCCCAGGCCTCAAAAGCCACTCCCAAGCCATACTCCAGCCCCTCAGTTTCCTCTACTCTGGCAGCCAAAGATGACCCAGATGGCAAGCAGGAGGCAAAGCCCCAACAGGCAGCAGGCATGTTGTCCCCTAAAACAG GTGGAAAAGAGGCTGCTTCAGGCACCACACCTCAGAAGTCCCGGAAGCCCAAGAAAGGGGCTGGGAACCCCCAAGCCTCAACGCTGGCGCTGCAAAGCAACATCACCCAGTGCCTCCTGGGCCAACCCTGGCCCCTGAACGAGGCCCAGGTGCAGGCCTCGGTGGTGAAGGTCCTGACCGAGCTGctggaacaggaaagaaagaaggtggTGGACGCCACCAAGGAGAGCAGCAGGAAGGGCTGGGAGAGCCGCAAGCGGAAGCTATCGGGAGACCAGCCGGCTGCCAGGACCCCCAGgagcaagaagaagaagaaactaggGGCCGGGGAAGGTGGGGAGGCCTCTGTTTCCCCAGAAAAGACCTCCACGACTTCCAAGGGGAAAGCAAAGAGAGACAAAGCAAGTGATGATGTCAAggagaaaaaagggaaggggTCTCTCGGCTCCCAAGGGGCCAAGGACGAGCCAGAAAAGGAGCTTCAGAAGGGGATAGGGAAGGTTGAAGGTGGAGATCAAAGCAACCCAAAGagcaagaaggagaagaagaaatccGACAAGA gaaaaaaagacaaggaaaaaaaagaaaagaagaagaaagcaaaaaagtcCTCAACCAAAGATTCTGAGTCACCGtcccagaagaaaaagaagaaaaag AAGAAGACAGCAGAGCAGACTGTGTGA
- the TCOF1 gene encoding treacle protein isoform X15, which yields MAEARKRRELLPLIYHHLLRAGYVRAAREVKEQSGQKCFLAQPVTLLDIYTHWQQTSELGRKRKAEEDAALQAKKTRVSDPISTSESSEEEEEAEAETAKATPRLASTNSSVLGADLPSSLKEKAKAETEKAGKTGNSMPHPATGKTVTNLLSGKSPRKSAEPSANTTLVSETEEEGSVPAFGAAAKPGMVSAGQADSSSEDTSSSSDETDVEGKPSVKPAQVKASSVSTKESPARKAAPAPGKVGDVTPQVRGGALPPAKRAKKPEEESESSEEGSESEEEAPAGTPSQVKTSEKILQVRAASTAAKGTPGKGATPAPPGKAGAVAFQTKAGKPEEDSESSSEESSDSEEETPAAKALLQAKASGKTPQVRAASAPAKESPRKGAAPAPPGKTGPAVAKAQTGKQEEDSQSSSEESDSEKEAPVQTKPSGKTSQVRAASASAKESPRKRAAPPPPRKTGPAATQAQAGKQEEDSGSSSEESDSDREAPAAMNAAQVKPLGKNPQVKPASTMGTGPLGKGPGPVLPGKVGPTTPSAQVGKWEDSDSSSEESSDSDDGEVPTAVAPAQEKSLGKVLQAKPASGPAKGPPQKAGPVAIQVKAEKPMEDSESSEESSDSADSEETPAAMTAAQAKPALKIPQTKACPKKTNTASAKVTPVRVGTQAPRKAGTVTSPVGSSPAVAGGTQRPAEDSSSSEESDSEEEKTGPAVTMGQAKSVGKGLQVKAASVPVKGSLGQGTAPVLPGKTGPTVTQVKAEMQEDSESSEEESDSEEAAAPSAQVKTSVKKTQAKANPAAVRASPAKGTISAPRKVVTAAAQAKQRSPAKASGARSHRRCGGLEQRGGPLTEPSLEKAPAWAGHPPRVVPWWKVGPERNHFRLQSCYPPAIQAKPPVRNLQNSTVLVRGPASVPPVGKAVAAAAQVQTGPEEDSGSSEEESDSEEETETPAQKDSNSKPARSKTLAPAPPEGNTEGSSESSEEELPLTQVIKPPLIFVDPNRSPAGPAATPVQAQAASTPRKSRASESTARSSSSESEDEDVIPATQCLTPGIRTNVVTVPTAHPRIAPKASMTGASSSKESSRISDGKKQEGPATQVSKKNPASLPLTQAALKVLAQKASEAQPPVARTQPSCGADSAVGTLPATSPQSTPVQAKGTNKLRKPKLPEGQQATKAPGSSDDSEDSSNSSSGSEEDAEGPQVAKSAHTLVGPTPSRTETLVEETAAESSEDDVVAPSQSLLSGYVTPGLTPANSQASKATPKPYSSPSVSSTLAAKDDPDGKQEAKPQQAAGMLSPKTGGKEAASGTTPQKSRKPKKGAGNPQASTLALQSNITQCLLGQPWPLNEAQVQASVVKVLTELLEQERKKVVDATKESSRKGWESRKRKLSGDQPAARTPRSKKKKKLGAGEGGEASVSPEKTSTTSKGKAKRDKASDDVKEKKGKGSLGSQGAKDEPEKELQKGIGKVEGGDQSNPKSKKEKKKSDKRKKDKEKKEKKKKAKKSSTKDSESPSQKKKKKKKKTAEQTV from the exons ATGGCCGAGGCCAGGAAGCGGCGGGAGCTACTTCCCCTGATCTACCACCATCTGCTGCGGGCTGGCTATGTGCGTGCGGCGCGGGAAGTGAAGGAGCAGAGCGGCCAG AAGTGTTTCCTGGCTCAACCCGTAACCCTTCTGGACATCTATACACACTGGCAACA AACCTCAGAGCTTGGTCGGAAGCGGAAGGCAGAGGAAGATGCGGCACTGCAAGCTAAGAAGACCCGTGTGTCAGACCCCATCAGCACCTCAGAGAGCtcggaagaggaggaggaagcagaagctGAAACCGCCAAAGCCA CCCCAAGACTAGCATCTACCAACTCCTCAGTCCTGGGGGCGGACTTGCCATCAAGCCTGAAGGAAAAAGCCAAG gcagagacagagaaagccGGCAAGACTGGGAACTCCATGCCACACCCTGCCACTGGGAAGACAGTGACCAACCTTCTTTCTGGGAAGTCTCCCAGGAAGTCAGCAGAACCATCAGCAAATACTACGTTGGTCTCAGAAACTGAGGAGGAGGGGAGTGTCCCGGCCTTTGGAGCTGCTGCCAAACCTG GGATGGTGTCAGCAGGCCAGGCCGACAGCTCCAGCGAGGACACCTCCAGCTCCAGCGATGAGACAGATGTGGAG GGGAAACCCTCAGTAAAACCAGCCCAGGTCAAAGCCTCATCGGTTTCTACTAAGGAGTCTCCAGCAAGAAAGGCGGCCCCAGCCCCTGGGAAGGTGGGGGATGTGACACCTCAGGTCAGAGGAGGGGCCCTGCCCCCAGCCAAGAGGGCCAAGAAGCCAGAAGAGGAGTCAGAGAGTAGTGAGGAGGGGTCTGAAAGCGAGGAGGAGGCCCCTGCAGGGACACCAAGCCAG GTAAAGACCTCTGAAAAAATCCTCCAGGTCAGAGCTGCCTCGACCGCTGCCAAGGGGACCCCTGGGAAAGGGGCTACCCCAGCACCCCCTGGGAAGGCAGGGGCTGTAGCCTTCCAGACCAAGGCAGGGAAGCCAGAGGAGGACTCGGAGAGCAGCAGCGAGGAATCGTCTGACAGTGAGGAAGAGACGCCAGCTGCCAAGGCCCTGCTTCAG GCAAAGGCCTCAGGAAAAACCCCTCAGGTCAGAGCTGCCTCAGCCCCTGCCAAGGAGTCCCCCAGGAAAGGAGCTGCCCCAGCGCCCCCTGGGAAGACAGGGCCTGCAGTTGCCAAGGCCCAGACCGGGAAGCAGGAGGAGGACTCGCAGAGCAGCAGCGAGGAATCGGACAGTGAGAAGGAGGCACCTGTTCAG ACGAAGCCTTCAGGGAAGACCTCCCAGGTCAGAGCTGCCTCGGCCTCTGCCAAGGAGTCCCCTAGGAAAAGGGCTGCCCCACCACCTCCTAGGAAAACAGGGCCTGCAGCCACCCAGGCCCAGGcagggaagcaggaggaggacTCGGGGAGCAGCAGTGAGGAATCAGACAGTGACAGGGAGGCACCGGCAGCCATGAACGCAGCTCAG GTGAAACCCTTGGGGAAAAACCCCCAGGTGAAACCTGCCTCCACCATGGGCACGGGGCCCTTGGGGAAAGGCCCCGGCCCAGTGCTACCTGGGAAGGTGGGGCCTACAACACCCTCGGCCCAGGTGGGGAAGTGGGAGGACTCAGACAGCAGCAGTGAGGAGTCATCAGACAGCGATGATGGAGAGGTGCCCACAGCTGTGGCCCCGGCTCAG GAAAAATCCTTGGGGAAAGTCCTCCAGGCCAAACCCGCCTCTGGTCCTGCCAAGGGGCCGCCTCAGAAGGCAGGGCCTGTAGCCATCCAGGTCAAGGCTGAAAAGCCCATGGAAGACTCAGAGAGCAGCGAGGAGTCGTCGGACAGTGCGGACAGTGAGGAGACACCAGCGGCCATGACTGCAGCTCAG GCAAAACCAGCTCTGAAAATTCCTCAGACCAAAGCCTGCCCAAAGAAAACCAATACTGCATCTGCCAAGGTCACCCCTGTGCGAGTGGGCACCCAAGCCCCCCGGAAAGCAGGAACTGTGACTTCTCCGGTAGGCTCATCCCCAGCTGTGGCTGGGGGCACCCAGAGACCAGCAGAGGATTCTTCAAGCAGTGAGGAATCAGATAGTGAGGAAGAGAAGACAGGTCCTGCAGTAACCATGGGACAG GCAAAGTCTGTGGGGAAAGGCCTCCAGGTGAAAGCGGCCTCAGTGCCTGTCAAGGGATCCTTGGGGCAAGGGACCGCTCCAGTACTTCCTGGGAAGACGGGGCCTACGGTCACCCAGGTGAAAGCTGAGATGCAGGAAGACTCTGAGAGCAGTGAGGAGGAATCAGACAGTGAAGAGGCAGCTGCACCTTCAGCACAG GTGAAAACCTCAGTAAAAAAAACCCAGGCCAAAGCCAACCCAGCTGCCGTCAGAGCATCTCCAGCAAAAGGGACAATTTCAGCTCCTAGAAAAGTTGTCACTGCAGCTGCTCAAGCCAAACAGAGGTCTCCAGCCAAGGCAAGTGGAGCCAGAAGCCACAGGAGGTGTGGAGGGTTGGAGCAGAGAGGAGGACCActcactgagcccagcctggagaAGGCTCCTGCATGGGCAGGCCACCCACCCAGAGTTGTGCCATGGTGGAAAGTGGGACCTGAAAGGAATCACTTCCGCCTCCAATCCTGTTATCCCCCTGCAATTCAGGCGAAGCCACCAGTGAGAAACCTCCAGAACAGTACCGTCTTGGTGAGGGGCCCAGCATCTGTGCCACCTGTGGGGAAGGCCGTGGCTGCAGCAGCTCAAGTCCAGACAGGGCCAGAGGAGGACTCGGGGAGCAGTGAGGAGGAGTCAGACAGTGAGGAGGAGACGGAGACGCCGGCTCAG AAGGACAGTAACTCCAAACCTGCCAGAAGCAAGACCCTGGCCCCAGCACCTCCAGAGGGGAACACGGAGGGGTCCTCGGAGAGCAGTGAGGAAGAGCTGCCACTGACCCAG gtgATTAAACCCCCTCTGATTTTTGTCGACCCTAATCGTAGTCCAGCTGGCCCAGCTGCTACCCCCGTACAAGCCCAGGCTGCGAGCACCCCGAGGAAGTCCCGAGCCTCGGAGAGCACAGCCAGGAGCTCCTCCTCCGAGAGCGAGGATGAGGACGTGATCCCCGCTACACAGTGCTTGACTCCTG GCATCAGAACCAACGTGGTGACTGTGCCCACTGCCCACCCAAGAATAGCCCCCAAAGCCAGCATGACTGGGGCCAGCAGCAGCAAGGAGTCCAGTCGGATATCAGATGGCAAGAAACAGGAGGGGCCAGCCACTCAG GTGTCAAAGAAGAACCCAGCTTCCCTCCCACTGACCCAGGCTGCCCTGAAGGTCCTCGCCCAGAAAGCCAGTGAGGCTCAGCCTCCTGTTGCCAGGACCCAGCCTTCATGTGGG GCTGACAGTGCTGTGGGAACGCTCCCTGCGACGAGTCCCCAGAGCACCCCCGTCCAGGCCAAAGGGACCAACAAGCTCAGAAAACCTAAGCTTCCTGAGGGCCAGCAGGCCACCAAAGCCCCTGGGAGCTCAGATGACAGTGAGGACAGCAGCAACAGCTCTTCAGGGAGCGAGGAAGATGCTGAAGGGCCCCAGGTGGCCAAGTCGGCCCACACGCTGG TAGGTCCCACCCCCTCCAGGACGGAGACCCTGGTGGAGGAGACTGCAGCAGAGTCCAGCGAGGATGATGTGGTGGCGCCATCCCAG TCTCTCCTCTCAGGTTATGTGACCCCTGGACTAACCCCAGCCAATTCCCAGGCCTCAAAAGCCACTCCCAAGCCATACTCCAGCCCCTCAGTTTCCTCTACTCTGGCAGCCAAAGATGACCCAGATGGCAAGCAGGAGGCAAAGCCCCAACAGGCAGCAGGCATGTTGTCCCCTAAAACAG GTGGAAAAGAGGCTGCTTCAGGCACCACACCTCAGAAGTCCCGGAAGCCCAAGAAAGGGGCTGGGAACCCCCAAGCCTCAACGCTGGCGCTGCAAAGCAACATCACCCAGTGCCTCCTGGGCCAACCCTGGCCCCTGAACGAGGCCCAGGTGCAGGCCTCGGTGGTGAAGGTCCTGACCGAGCTGctggaacaggaaagaaagaaggtggTGGACGCCACCAAGGAGAGCAGCAGGAAGGGCTGGGAGAGCCGCAAGCGGAAGCTATCGGGAGACCAGCCGGCTGCCAGGACCCCCAGgagcaagaagaagaagaaactaggGGCCGGGGAAGGTGGGGAGGCCTCTGTTTCCCCAGAAAAGACCTCCACGACTTCCAAGGGGAAAGCAAAGAGAGACAAAGCAAGTGATGATGTCAAggagaaaaaagggaaggggTCTCTCGGCTCCCAAGGGGCCAAGGACGAGCCAGAAAAGGAGCTTCAGAAGGGGATAGGGAAGGTTGAAGGTGGAGATCAAAGCAACCCAAAGagcaagaaggagaagaagaaatccGACAAGA gaaaaaaagacaaggaaaaaaaagaaaagaagaagaaagcaaaaaagtcCTCAACCAAAGATTCTGAGTCACCGtcccagaagaaaaagaagaaaaag AAGAAGACAGCAGAGCAGACTGTGTGA